The DNA sequence TATGCCACAGAATTTCAGCATTACCTTATTACCGAAAATAGCATTCAAGCCGAAGCTAATTTTAGTTGGCAGCAATATTGCGGGGGTGATGAGCAATGCAACGACGATAAAGCTAATAGAGACTTAAATCAGCTGGCACACTTTGATTTGTTGCTATGCAGCCGAATAGGCCTAGCTCCAAGGCAAGAGTTAGAAGACTTAGGATTGCAGGTCGATACCCATTATGCCTTGCGCGACATATCGGATGCCTTGCGGCAAATTCAGCAACAAATGCAATCAGAGCAAAGCAATCAGCATCATTTATTAGTGGCCAACGCAGCAAATGCTGGATGCGGTGGAAAGGAGTGTAGCTAATGGCATTATCAATTACCCAAGCCTGTATTGGCTGTTTTGCCTGTAAAGAAGTGTGCCCTAAAAATGCGGTGACAGTTGCCGAGCAAGGCTTCATGATCGTTGAGCATCGTTGTGATGAATGTCGTAGCAACACTAATGGACCTCAATGTGGACAAATTTGCCCGGTGGAAACTGCCATTACCGATAATCAGGGGCGGGCGCTTAATCCACCGGGTTCATTAAGTGGTATACCTCAAAAAAGTCATGTTATAGCGATGACAAAATAGGAGCGTTGTTATGAGTAGCACTAACGCTAATGCAAATGCTTATCCCCCTTTTATTAGTCAAAGATGGTTAGGGGCATTAAGTAATATTTTTCAGCCAATATCCGTGGAAAACCGTCGATGGTTTCGTCAGATGAGTATTGCTCAGTTAACTGGCAGCTCCTCGTTACCGCATGGTTTAGGTTTAGATAACGCCAGTTATCTTGAATTAAAACGTGTCATCAATAACAACGAAGTGGAACAGCAAGAGTTATTATGGCTAGAGCCAAGTCATCAATTAATTCGTAAACGGGCAGCGGTATTTGCGGAAGTTTCTGATTTACGCGCCCAAGAACGTAATGAGCTGATCGCTTTACTGATGCAATATGCCAATGATGAAGAACCCTATGCTGTTCAAATGGCGGTTATTATTGCCAGTGCTAGCCTGTCTCAAATTCACTTGTGGCGCAGTTTAGGGTTAAGTAATCGTGCCGAACTAAGTGAACTGATTAGGCATAACTTCCCTATGCTGCATGCCATGAATACCAAGAACATGCGTTGGAAACGTTTCTTTTATCGGCAACTGTGTGAACAAGAGGGAGATTATATATGCCGGGCACCAAGTTGTGTGGAGTGTAGTAGTTATGCCGAGTGTTTTGTTTAGTTAAATACTGAGTGAAATATTGCGAAGCAAAAAACCAATAAACCCTGTTTACTGGTTTTTTTATGTCCATAGCCTAATAGAGGGTGTTTTATCCAGCTGATATTTGAGTGAAGAGTCAGCGTGTAAT is a window from the Agarivorans sp. TSD2052 genome containing:
- a CDS encoding 4Fe-4S dicluster domain-containing protein; its protein translation is MALSITQACIGCFACKEVCPKNAVTVAEQGFMIVEHRCDECRSNTNGPQCGQICPVETAITDNQGRALNPPGSLSGIPQKSHVIAMTK
- a CDS encoding nitrogen fixation protein NifQ, producing MSSTNANANAYPPFISQRWLGALSNIFQPISVENRRWFRQMSIAQLTGSSSLPHGLGLDNASYLELKRVINNNEVEQQELLWLEPSHQLIRKRAAVFAEVSDLRAQERNELIALLMQYANDEEPYAVQMAVIIASASLSQIHLWRSLGLSNRAELSELIRHNFPMLHAMNTKNMRWKRFFYRQLCEQEGDYICRAPSCVECSSYAECFV